A stretch of DNA from Candidatus Hydrogenedentota bacterium:
AACCTGGACTTCACGGCACCGGCGGGCACCCAGCTTCTTGTGCTTGGCGTGTCGAACCGGGACAACCGGGCTGTCTCTTCCGCCACGATAGACGGGGTGGCGTTTCACATGATCGTGGACTCCGACGAAACGGGGTATGGCAGCTTCCCCGACCGGGACGAGCGGGTCGCGCTGCTGTATTACAAGAATCCCCCCGTCGGTGTTGCCAAAACCATCGCGGTCACCCTGAGCAACGACTCCCGCCACAAGATCGCGGGGGTGCTCTTTCTCTCCGGCGTGGATTTGGCGCAGTTCTCCGACCCCGGCGCGGCCACGCCGCTGAAACCGGTGCGGCTGGTCAGCCGCGGCGGATCGGGCACGGCCACCATCACCTTCGACGGCACCCAGGCCCCGCTGGGGACGCTGGCGGTGTCCGCCATTGTCAACAAGGACACCACCCTGAACATCGTGGGCGCGCCGGAGCATGTGCAGCAGTGGCGGTTGGACACCTACTACTGGCTTGGCCTTCTCCGGAGCCAGGGCGGCGGCGGCACGCGGGCGGGGTCCGCGTCGGGCGCGTCCCTATCCTGGGCGCCCAACGACAACTACGGCATGGCGGCCTGCGTGATCCCCACGGGGAACCAGGGGCCCACGGACATCGCGGGAAGCCTGACGGTGTCCGACACGGCGCCCAACGGAACCGTTGCGGGAACGCTCACCGTGAGCGATCCGGACGGCGCCCCGCCCTATGTCTGGTCTCTGCTGGACAGCGCGGGGGGGCGTTTTGTCCTGACCCCGGCGGGGGACACCCTCACGGCCACGGTGACGCTCGCGGACGCGTCGCAGATTGACGCGGGGGCGGCGGCCGCCCATGTGATCCGGGTGTCTGTGGAGGACCCCGCGGCGGGGTACAACAAGGTTTTCTCGAAGGACATCTCCGTCGTGGTCACCGACGCCACCAATCCCGTGATCACGAACATCACCAGTTCGCGGAGCGCGGCGCGGCACGGGGCCAGCGTCACCCTTAGCGCCACGATCACAGACAACGTGTCTGTGGCGTCGGATCCCCAGATGACGGTCAACGGCGTTCCCCTCACTTTCCCTGTGCTGAACGGCGACGTGTACTCCTGGCTGTGGAACGTTCCCGCCGGGGCCCCGGAGGGGCCTGTGTCCATTTCCGTCAGCGCGGCAGACCCCTCGGGGAACATGGCCGAGGCGTCGGTGAACGATCTGCTGGTGGTGGACAACATCGCGCCCGTTCTCAGCAGCTTCTCCGTTTCCGACACCTTCGTGAAACCGGGGGACACGGTGGTGGTCGGCGTCACGGTGGAGGACAACGTGCAGGTGTCGGCAAGCCCGCCCCCGGTGTTGACGGTGGCGGGAGTGGACGCCGGCCCGCCGTCGGTTTCGGGCAGCCGGCATGAATGGGCCTATGTGATTCCGGAAGACACCGCGGAGGGGTACGCGGTCATGACTGTCGGCGCGCAGGACACCGCGGGCAACACCGTGTCTGGAACGGCGGCTGACCTCGTCACGGTTGACCGCACCGCGCCGTCCGTGCACTCGGTCCAGTCCTCCGTCGCGTGGGCCCGCGCGGGCGCATCGGTGAGCATTTCGGCCAGTGTCAGCGACAACTATGGCCTGGACGGGCTGCCGACACTCCGGTTGAACGGCAACATGGTCACTGCGCCGCCGGCAGTGAACGGAAGCCTGCACACATGGACCTTCGCCGTCAGCGCGTCCGAGCCGCAGGGCGCGGCAGTGATTGAGGTGTGGGCGGCGGACCGGGTCGGCAACGCAACCACCGCCTCTCCGCCGAGCACGGTGCTGAACATTGACCACGCGGCGCCGGAAATCTCGTCCTTGACGGCCTCTCCGTCCCTGGCCAAGGTCGGCACCGCCGTCACGCTGACTGCCGTGGTGTCAGACAATTTCCTGCTGGCGTCCCCGCCGGAGATGACCGTGAACGGGCTGGCTGTTCCCCCGCCGGCGGTGGCGGCGAATCTTTACACCTGGTCATTCACTGTCCCGGGAGGCGTTGCTGAAGGGCCGGCGGTGGTCCTTGTCAGCGCCGCCGACCTGGCGGGAAACGGGCAGACCCTTTCCAGCGGCTCAATTCTCTCCCTTGACCCGAACCCGCCCCTGGTTGCGGGGGTGACTGCCACCCCCTCCCAGCTTCGCACCGGCGGAACGGTTGCCATTCAGGCCACCGTTACGGACATGAGCGCTGTGGCCGGAACGCCGGCCTTGACGGTCAACGGGAGTGGGGCCACCTTCTCGCACAGAAGCGGGGACGTCTATCACTGGACGCACACGATTCCCATCGGCGTGGCCGAGGGTCCGGCCACGCTTCTTTTCTTCTCCGCCGACACCCTCGGGAACAGCGGCGAGACGGTCAACACGACAGCGCTGCTGATTGACCGGACCCCTCCCGAGATAAGCGGCGCGCAGGCGGTGCCCTCGGTGGCGCGCGGAGGCGACATGGTCCGGCTGCAGTTCCAGGTCACAGACCCGCTGACCGGCGTCTTCGGCCTTCCGGCTGTCACGGTGAACGCCCATACGGCCACCTTCCACAGCCGGGACGGCAGCCTGTACGAATTCCGCTACACCGTGTGGCCCACGGACCCGGACGGCGATGCGTCCATCGTCGTTTCGGCGCGTGACGCGGTGGGCAACGCCGGCGTGATGACATTCCCGGACGTGCTGAAAATAGACAACACGGTTCCGACCCTGTCGGGATTGACGGTGTTTCCCGAATATGCCCGCCACGGGCAGACGGTCGTTATGGGGTTCCGTGTGAATGAGCCGGATGGTCTGGCCGTCCAGCCCGAAGTGCTGGTGAACGACGTCCCGGCGGTGCTTTCCGCGTCAGAGGACATGTTCTTCGAGTTCTCCTACCTGGTTCAGAGCGGGGTTTCCCAGGAGGGTCCGGCAACCTTGACCGTGCGGCTGGAGGACGCCTTGGGCAATGTCGGGAACACGCAAAGCACGGGCCTGCTCCACATAGACACCCTCGCGCCCGCCGGCAGTCTGCTGATTAACGGTGGCGCGGTGTTCACCCGCGTCCCCTCCGTGATGCTTGCGCTGGTGCCGGACGACGGCGCGCACTCCAGCGGGATCTCGCAAATGAGTCTGAGCGATGGCGGCGCCCTTTGGCTTCCCTGGGAGCAGTACTCCCCGGAACGGGCCTGGACGCTCACCCCCGGACAGGGATGGAAAAAGGTGTACGCGAAACTCAAAGACCGCGCGGGGAATGTGACAACCGCGCCGATTCAGGGAACCATTGCCCTCAACCCCAACCCGCTGGCTGTTGACCAGCAGAGTCCGGCGGAGGTGAACGCCGTCGCGGGAAGCGTTGTCATGCTCGAGGTCGGGGTTAGGAACGCCTTCGGCTCGGTGGTCACCTACGCATGGTACAAGGACGGCCAGGCGCTGGAACCCCTGCTGGGGCCGGGCAAGGCAGACGGCCCCGTCTTCGCCCTCGAGGATCTCGGTTCTGGCGACGTCGGGACGTACGTCTGTGTTGTCTCGGACGAGTTGGAAACGCGCGAATCCGAGCCGTTCACCGTCTCTCTGGAGACAGCGCTCCCCGTGGCGCGCGGGGCCGCCCTGCTGTGCCTCGTGGCGCTGCTGGCCGTCGCGGGGGCGCTCCGCGCCCGGATGCGCGGCGCCGGCGCGGGCCGCGCGGCGGCGGCACTGCTGCTGACGGCGGGTATCTTCCTCGCGGCATCGGCCCCGGCCGAGGTGGCCGTGGTCTACTCGGCCCGGACGGAGTCTGGAAACCTGGGCGACGATGCGCTGAGGGCGCTGGCCCGCGAGCGCGGGTCCGTGGAGCTGTGGACCCCGAACCCCGATGGAACGCTCCGGCGGGACATCGTGCGCATGGGCGAGCCCGGCGTGGGCAACCCCCTGTTCATGACACGGCAGTCTGAGCAAATGGACGTGTGGGCCGCCAGCGGGGCCAAGTCCGACCTGCTCAAGGACGGATCCTCCATGGTGACCGTGCCCCTGGAGAAGGGGCTGGACATGGTCTACCAGCGCCCCAAGAGCCTGGACGGACCCACCTTTGAGGTGCGCCTGCTGCGCGGCGGCGAGGTGATCCTCACGGAGTCCTGGTGGGAGCAGCCGGTCGGCGACACCCTGCGCCCCGTCTACATCCGCATTGACGACGGGCGGAGGGTGATGGTGCAGGTCTTCGAGTACACCGACCTGCCCCCGCCGGTCCTGCCCTCCATGAACATCGTGAAGGAGGGCTACGGCGCCCTGCCCGAGGGCATGAAGCCCGTGACGCTGCCCGCCGCCCCGGCCGGGGACAAGGCGGAGGACACACAGAGCCGCGAGGTGCAGTTCGTCGTGCCCCAGCAGGGGCTCGACACCCTCGGGTTTGACACCGGGTGGATCCCCAGCGGCGGCATGGGCGACCCGGGCGGATTCGTCATCCAGCTGCGCGTGCGCGCGGCCGCCGGGTACAACTACGACGCGGCGGTCAACGGCATCGTCAGCCTCACGCCGGAAAACCTCCTCGGCGTGGGACCCGCCCGGGGCACCTGGGGCTTCTATTTCGGCGCCGAGTTCAGCCTGAAGGCCGCCGCAGACCTCTCCTGGATC
This window harbors:
- a CDS encoding PKD domain-containing protein, whose amino-acid sequence is MRAGRFFLGMFTAALLLAVSAEAAVQVLDKASTKDEDNDSSLNLDFTAPAGTQLLVLGVSNRDNRAVSSATIDGVAFHMIVDSDETGYGSFPDRDERVALLYYKNPPVGVAKTIAVTLSNDSRHKIAGVLFLSGVDLAQFSDPGAATPLKPVRLVSRGGSGTATITFDGTQAPLGTLAVSAIVNKDTTLNIVGAPEHVQQWRLDTYYWLGLLRSQGGGGTRAGSASGASLSWAPNDNYGMAACVIPTGNQGPTDIAGSLTVSDTAPNGTVAGTLTVSDPDGAPPYVWSLLDSAGGRFVLTPAGDTLTATVTLADASQIDAGAAAAHVIRVSVEDPAAGYNKVFSKDISVVVTDATNPVITNITSSRSAARHGASVTLSATITDNVSVASDPQMTVNGVPLTFPVLNGDVYSWLWNVPAGAPEGPVSISVSAADPSGNMAEASVNDLLVVDNIAPVLSSFSVSDTFVKPGDTVVVGVTVEDNVQVSASPPPVLTVAGVDAGPPSVSGSRHEWAYVIPEDTAEGYAVMTVGAQDTAGNTVSGTAADLVTVDRTAPSVHSVQSSVAWARAGASVSISASVSDNYGLDGLPTLRLNGNMVTAPPAVNGSLHTWTFAVSASEPQGAAVIEVWAADRVGNATTASPPSTVLNIDHAAPEISSLTASPSLAKVGTAVTLTAVVSDNFLLASPPEMTVNGLAVPPPAVAANLYTWSFTVPGGVAEGPAVVLVSAADLAGNGQTLSSGSILSLDPNPPLVAGVTATPSQLRTGGTVAIQATVTDMSAVAGTPALTVNGSGATFSHRSGDVYHWTHTIPIGVAEGPATLLFFSADTLGNSGETVNTTALLIDRTPPEISGAQAVPSVARGGDMVRLQFQVTDPLTGVFGLPAVTVNAHTATFHSRDGSLYEFRYTVWPTDPDGDASIVVSARDAVGNAGVMTFPDVLKIDNTVPTLSGLTVFPEYARHGQTVVMGFRVNEPDGLAVQPEVLVNDVPAVLSASEDMFFEFSYLVQSGVSQEGPATLTVRLEDALGNVGNTQSTGLLHIDTLAPAGSLLINGGAVFTRVPSVMLALVPDDGAHSSGISQMSLSDGGALWLPWEQYSPERAWTLTPGQGWKKVYAKLKDRAGNVTTAPIQGTIALNPNPLAVDQQSPAEVNAVAGSVVMLEVGVRNAFGSVVTYAWYKDGQALEPLLGPGKADGPVFALEDLGSGDVGTYVCVVSDELETRESEPFTVSLETALPVARGAALLCLVALLAVAGALRARMRGAGAGRAAAALLLTAGIFLAASAPAEVAVVYSARTESGNLGDDALRALARERGSVELWTPNPDGTLRRDIVRMGEPGVGNPLFMTRQSEQMDVWAASGAKSDLLKDGSSMVTVPLEKGLDMVYQRPKSLDGPTFEVRLLRGGEVILTESWWEQPVGDTLRPVYIRIDDGRRVMVQVFEYTDLPPPVLPSMNIVKEGYGALPEGMKPVTLPAAPAGDKAEDTQSREVQFVVPQQGLDTLGFDTGWIPSGGMGDPGGFVIQLRVRAAAGYNYDAAVNGIVSLTPENLLGVGPARGTWGFYFGAEFSLKAAADLSWIPLIGDYLDPFTIDIPYVPDFNLVASDRDNFNNWLLDSVSEVRDDAGRTNVVKLDIIALAITQGVLPELPSWLPIKPTIMIGLDVAAIADGSLTCDSISLTDGNAFTQEAQQLPVVVPPEGYSAIASYNDYTSLNLGAKIYPYFTASIKVFSWSWGYTYPSADDPNNFLNKIEWLPISHTNFPFSEAELNFTGQPSPGNPSDWFTQKFTLSTNDLDFKRVRFTPNLGNNFYVSCLENPVSGFRTPVSGATVVPLGRDTFARVELTGGQKVSLYGRQYDALYIGSNGYITFEAGDSTHDNTLENHFSQPRISGHFTGLKPDEGGTVYFQQLPNRAVVTFDKVVITKVGIALTVSFQVEMFFDGRIVITWLAVDDPYGLVGLSRGGGLPEGFENSKFTSYGGCLSGISDEGGVRVTFQPPAVLAQEPRWRLDNGQWLASGMNASGILGQHTVSFNHIPNLWQAPAPVQLKLAMPDAFVYLEPVWTRQLGTVRVYVEPAAASWILTDGDGVQHTGTGGAELTGIPTGDCAITWQPLPTYATPNPQTQTRYLYPDASAVFNGVYPPIIGEGRADLTMILAPETALLQGAQWRVNGGPWLDSGVTETIPDGDGTLEFTDVPGWTAPAAETLFFTRDTATTLTRNYVRQTGTVVIDVDPAGAPWTLVDGNGVERQGNGDITIPSVPTGDITVTWGAVFSYSEPDPNPFTASLSNGQTLRITGAYVPVIGEGEGILRVTLHPAEAVNAGAMWRVIGGEWRSSGGMEAVADGPRTVKFLEMPGWTTPADLVVEVVRDQINDASATYARQTGTVQIDVTPDNAPWTMTTADGAVVVGAGDEVFEDAPTGQVSVQWGLLEGYTAPAPNPLAQTLEEGQTLLFPGVYSENIVTADFTAFPLIGPLPLEVTFTDASTSTNKDILEWRWYFGDGKSGTERNPRHTYQAAGQYTVMLTVSTGEDADVVVKKQHITVTQGLPAAGGLALAALAGALALAGARNARRKR